In Acidianus brierleyi, one genomic interval encodes:
- a CDS encoding MFS transporter: MDDSIKDVDFSKWSKAHWSLFSSLLIGFFMWGVIASIAPIFYPSVNAVWFLIIPILAQLAGDLGISALSDMKLGRRGTFFITMGLYGTGSLIIFITSSLASASLISSSSITFLAIIVLGIILADFGIEGEVPTSLSYAAETMPLKLRESMLVLLPNFDNVGAMVAALISYFTYSLSDSYLIELRTLGLLAIVLVGIALVMRYMTPESVRWLVKAGKEKDAEKEAKKFFVPKNVSGIWHVPKKTSFLTRFLFLVIISVSQYLTYGLMAYIIADYYFKGATVDLIIFVANLGASVAGFIAAMIAGRLGSRKFALAAFSGGTLTMIPILFLVTSIIPFSIGIFYALLTANMFFSEFGWAVRTIFEPTLMPIKARAFYIGLVRVAPMLSYAASIQLTSSFSEIQFVIFNLILWLLGAGGSFMWFVKGYDTNMVPLEETSQEPLKENLKH, translated from the coding sequence ATGGATGATTCAATAAAAGACGTAGATTTCTCGAAATGGTCAAAAGCTCACTGGTCATTATTCTCATCTTTGCTAATAGGCTTTTTCATGTGGGGGGTTATAGCAAGTATTGCACCAATATTTTATCCATCGGTAAATGCTGTATGGTTCCTTATAATCCCTATCTTAGCTCAACTGGCTGGAGACTTAGGTATTTCTGCTCTTTCAGATATGAAACTAGGAAGAAGAGGAACTTTCTTTATAACTATGGGCCTTTATGGAACCGGTTCATTAATAATTTTTATTACTTCTAGTCTAGCTTCTGCCTCATTAATATCGTCCTCATCTATTACGTTCTTAGCCATAATAGTCTTAGGAATAATACTTGCCGATTTTGGAATAGAAGGAGAAGTTCCAACGTCTTTATCGTATGCTGCAGAAACTATGCCATTGAAATTGAGAGAATCAATGTTAGTTCTTCTACCTAACTTTGACAATGTAGGTGCTATGGTTGCTGCTTTAATTTCATATTTTACCTACTCGCTTTCAGATTCCTATCTAATTGAGCTAAGAACTCTAGGATTACTAGCTATAGTTCTTGTAGGTATAGCACTAGTAATGAGATATATGACACCAGAAAGTGTAAGATGGCTAGTTAAAGCAGGTAAAGAAAAAGATGCAGAAAAAGAAGCTAAGAAGTTTTTTGTACCAAAGAACGTTAGTGGAATATGGCATGTTCCTAAAAAGACATCATTTCTAACGCGATTTTTGTTTCTAGTTATAATAAGCGTATCCCAATATCTAACCTATGGGTTAATGGCTTACATAATAGCAGATTATTATTTTAAAGGAGCAACGGTTGACCTAATAATATTTGTAGCAAACTTAGGTGCGTCAGTTGCTGGATTTATAGCTGCAATGATAGCAGGAAGATTAGGATCAAGAAAGTTTGCATTAGCAGCATTCTCTGGTGGAACATTGACTATGATTCCTATTCTATTTTTAGTCACTTCAATTATTCCGTTTTCTATAGGAATTTTCTATGCTTTATTAACTGCAAATATGTTCTTTAGCGAATTCGGTTGGGCTGTAAGGACAATTTTCGAACCTACGTTAATGCCAATAAAAGCCAGAGCGTTTTATATAGGTTTAGTAAGAGTTGCTCCAATGCTTTCTTATGCTGCATCTATACAACTTACTAGCTCTTTTTCTGAAATACAATTTGTAATTTTTAATTTAATACTATGGTTACTTGGTGCAGGAGGATCATTTATGTGGTTTGTGAAAGGTTACGATACTAATATGGTACCTTTAGAAGAAACGTCTCAAGAGCCTCTTAAGGAGAATTTAAAACATTAA
- a CDS encoding alpha/beta hydrolase has translation MFMPLDPQIKEMLNKISLPKIDLSKISIEDFRKSSNQLFNDPIQEPIGKTQDMEINGSNGKIRIRIYFPTEYKKKYPIIMYYHGGGFVFGNIETHDNICRLLSNMSGFAVISVDYRLAPEYKFPTAVIDSYDAVRWVADNGDKLDLDTSKIAVAGDSAGGNISASISLMDRDKGENIIKYQALIYPATNMVDNSPSINEFGEGYFLTYELMRFFGLSYFKEAKDALNPYASPIFGNLDKLPPSIVITAEYDPLRDQGELYSYLLRKNGNISTCTRYKGMIHGFLSFYRYVDAGKDAMAQIAGVLRYKL, from the coding sequence ATATTTATGCCTTTAGATCCGCAAATTAAGGAAATGCTCAACAAAATATCTTTACCTAAAATAGATTTATCCAAGATCTCTATAGAGGATTTTAGAAAATCTTCTAATCAACTTTTTAATGATCCTATTCAAGAGCCTATAGGTAAAACTCAAGATATGGAAATAAATGGAAGCAATGGCAAAATAAGAATTAGAATATATTTCCCTACTGAATACAAGAAAAAATATCCAATTATTATGTACTATCATGGCGGAGGATTTGTTTTTGGAAACATAGAAACACACGACAATATATGCCGACTACTTTCAAATATGTCAGGTTTCGCAGTAATATCAGTGGATTATAGACTGGCTCCAGAATATAAGTTTCCTACTGCAGTAATAGATTCCTACGATGCTGTAAGATGGGTAGCTGATAACGGGGATAAATTAGATCTAGATACATCAAAAATTGCTGTGGCAGGAGATAGCGCAGGAGGAAATATCTCTGCATCAATTAGCTTAATGGATAGAGATAAGGGAGAAAATATAATAAAATATCAAGCTTTAATTTATCCTGCAACGAATATGGTAGATAATTCCCCTTCTATAAATGAATTTGGAGAAGGATATTTTCTTACTTATGAATTGATGAGATTCTTCGGATTGTCGTATTTTAAAGAAGCCAAGGACGCTCTAAATCCCTACGCATCGCCTATATTTGGTAATTTAGATAAGCTACCTCCTTCCATAGTAATAACCGCAGAATACGATCCGTTGAGAGATCAAGGAGAATTATATTCCTATTTATTAAGAAAAAATGGCAATATATCTACATGCACCAGATATAAAGGAATGATACATGGATTCTTGAGCTTTTATAGATACGTAGATGCAGGAAAAGACGCTATGGCACAAATCGCTGGAGTACTTCGTTATAAGCTATAA
- a CDS encoding GNAT family N-acetyltransferase, whose protein sequence is MNVRRAKEEEIDYLVDMFSRMYRLNSEFDPLLQVPDNLEEKIQKILKEDFKKDNVILAVAEENGKVIGSARVVIANRDFYIPEKVGIIQEIYVYPAYRRRNVGEKLLDYLYSELKKNDISVILALFPSKNIISTSFYTKKGFRELHNEFIRQI, encoded by the coding sequence ATGAATGTGCGAAGAGCAAAAGAAGAAGAAATAGATTATTTGGTAGATATGTTTTCAAGGATGTATAGACTAAATAGTGAATTTGATCCATTACTTCAAGTTCCGGACAATTTAGAAGAAAAGATCCAAAAAATATTGAAAGAAGATTTCAAAAAGGATAACGTTATACTAGCAGTGGCTGAAGAAAACGGAAAGGTAATAGGAAGTGCTAGAGTAGTAATAGCTAACAGAGATTTTTACATTCCTGAAAAGGTCGGTATAATTCAAGAAATTTATGTATATCCCGCATATAGAAGGAGAAATGTCGGAGAAAAATTATTAGATTACTTATATTCAGAATTGAAGAAAAATGATATTAGTGTAATTCTTGCATTATTTCCATCAAAGAACATCATCTCTACGTCGTTTTATACTAAAAAAGGTTTCAGAGAATTACATAATGAATTCATTAGACAAATTTGA
- a CDS encoding ArsR/SmtB family transcription factor — protein MESLLNELEFLFQALSDKTRLQIVFLLLNGEKSVQEISQELGKSQSSISHHLACLKNCGIVKTRRDGKFSYYSINGKEIRDLIMLATNHVSNYSKSILSCSIVKEEKKSVP, from the coding sequence ATGGAATCTCTGTTAAACGAGCTAGAATTTCTGTTTCAAGCTCTGTCAGATAAGACACGACTGCAGATAGTATTCTTATTATTAAACGGAGAAAAAAGTGTGCAAGAAATATCTCAGGAACTAGGTAAATCACAATCGTCTATATCTCATCATTTAGCATGTCTCAAGAATTGTGGTATAGTAAAAACAAGGAGAGATGGAAAATTCTCATATTATTCCATTAATGGTAAAGAGATAAGAGATTTAATAATGTTGGCTACTAATCATGTAAGTAATTACAGTAAGTCTATACTCTCATGCAGTATTGTAAAAGAAGAGAAAAAATCTGTTCCATAA
- a CDS encoding heavy metal translocating P-type ATPase metal-binding domain-containing protein, producing MKMRIGIKDEGLKCEHCGAPITEEDMYIREINGTKHYFCCSHCADAYEREK from the coding sequence ATGAAAATGCGTATAGGTATTAAAGACGAGGGACTAAAATGTGAACACTGTGGAGCTCCGATAACTGAGGAAGATATGTACATAAGGGAAATAAACGGAACTAAACACTATTTCTGTTGTTCTCATTGTGCCGATGCATATGAGAGGGAAAAATAA
- the merA gene encoding mercury(II) reductase has protein sequence MEELTIIGYGAAGFAATIRANELGITPTLIGYGPLGGTCVNVGCVPSKKVLRIGEEYYLGKKRCKCNEDFLEAFKEEKKLVEEMRKAKYEDVLSSYDVKLIEGKAHFLSPNSIKIGDKIIESKKFIISTGSSPFIPEIKGLKELGYWTNVEALNPDRKIDSLVIIGGRAQALEFSQMYKRLGVDVAILQRSKTLIPDWEPEIALEMKKILEEEGIIVVTDVKIKEVKKGNNKVIITDKGEIEADEILIATGRKPNTDLNLEVAGVKIGNNGGILVNEELMTSNPNIYAAGDVVGGPMLEALAGKEGSVAAENAILGSHKKIDMLSVPQAIFTQPNAAKVGLTSFEAKNFDSRIVKMKDVAKANIIDSKGLIKMIIDKNNKKILGVHILSDNAAEVINEAALSIKMRATVDDIIDTVHVFPTMSESLKLTALSFNRDITKMSCCVD, from the coding sequence ATGGAAGAATTGACAATTATAGGATATGGAGCAGCAGGATTTGCTGCAACAATAAGGGCTAATGAACTAGGAATAACTCCAACACTTATAGGATATGGTCCCTTAGGAGGAACATGCGTAAACGTAGGTTGTGTTCCTTCAAAAAAAGTTTTACGAATCGGTGAAGAATATTATTTAGGAAAGAAAAGATGTAAGTGTAATGAAGATTTTTTGGAGGCATTCAAAGAAGAGAAGAAACTAGTTGAGGAAATGAGAAAAGCTAAATATGAAGATGTGCTTTCTTCATATGACGTAAAATTAATTGAAGGAAAAGCTCATTTTTTATCACCTAATTCAATCAAAATAGGAGATAAGATAATCGAATCTAAAAAGTTTATTATATCTACTGGTTCGTCACCTTTTATTCCAGAAATAAAGGGATTAAAGGAATTAGGTTACTGGACTAACGTAGAAGCTCTAAATCCTGATAGGAAAATTGATTCTTTAGTAATAATAGGAGGTAGAGCCCAAGCTTTAGAATTTTCTCAAATGTATAAAAGATTAGGAGTTGACGTAGCTATATTACAAAGAAGCAAAACACTAATTCCTGATTGGGAACCAGAAATCGCATTAGAAATGAAAAAGATATTAGAAGAAGAAGGTATCATTGTAGTTACTGATGTCAAAATAAAGGAAGTTAAAAAGGGAAATAACAAAGTAATTATAACAGATAAGGGAGAAATAGAAGCAGATGAGATACTTATAGCGACTGGAAGAAAACCTAATACAGACCTAAATTTAGAAGTAGCGGGTGTAAAAATTGGTAATAATGGAGGAATACTAGTAAATGAAGAACTTATGACATCTAATCCAAATATTTACGCAGCAGGCGATGTAGTAGGTGGACCAATGCTAGAGGCATTAGCTGGTAAGGAAGGTTCAGTTGCCGCAGAAAATGCAATTCTTGGATCTCACAAAAAAATAGATATGTTAAGTGTACCACAAGCTATATTTACTCAACCAAATGCTGCTAAAGTAGGATTAACTAGTTTTGAGGCAAAAAATTTTGATAGTAGAATAGTAAAAATGAAAGATGTAGCGAAAGCAAACATTATTGACAGTAAGGGTTTGATAAAAATGATTATTGACAAGAACAATAAAAAGATTCTAGGCGTTCATATATTAAGTGATAACGCAGCAGAAGTTATAAATGAAGCAGCATTGAGCATAAAGATGAGGGCAACAGTGGACGATATAATAGATACTGTTCATGTATTTCCAACAATGAGTGAATCGTTAAAGCTTACCGCTCTATCTTTCAATAGAGATATAACTAAAATGAGCTGCTGTGTGGATTAA
- a CDS encoding alcohol dehydrogenase catalytic domain-containing protein, whose protein sequence is MKALLFEKSGIDNLKVADVPKPEVGAHDVRIKVKMAGVNPIDYFVVNALPVKPMPHIAGAEVYGEVDMIGEHVKNVRSGDRVIVYNRIFDGTCDMCLSSMEMLCRNGGIMSVITNGGYAEYLTVPDKNVFKVPDYMSDELATSIPVSALTAYHALKTAEVKATDTVVIFGASGNTGQFAVQFAKKMGAIVIAVSKKEWLKDFGANYIIGYDNVREEISRITKGRMADVVVNSVGSSVWDSSLQSLGVTGRIVFFGGITGSDVKLNLSQIYSNHVTIIGTTGGRRLDLIEILNICEDCKVKIWKTYSLDQGQDALKALFDPSRNGRILIKIS, encoded by the coding sequence ATGAAAGCCTTATTGTTTGAAAAAAGTGGAATAGATAATCTTAAAGTAGCAGATGTTCCAAAGCCTGAAGTAGGAGCTCACGATGTTAGAATAAAAGTAAAGATGGCAGGAGTGAATCCTATAGATTATTTTGTGGTTAATGCTCTTCCAGTAAAACCCATGCCTCATATAGCTGGAGCCGAAGTTTATGGAGAAGTCGACATGATCGGAGAGCATGTAAAAAACGTAAGGAGCGGAGATAGAGTAATAGTATATAATAGAATTTTTGACGGAACTTGTGATATGTGTTTATCATCAATGGAGATGCTATGCAGAAATGGGGGCATAATGAGTGTAATAACTAATGGAGGTTATGCGGAATATCTAACAGTACCTGATAAGAACGTTTTTAAAGTCCCAGATTACATGAGTGATGAATTAGCTACAAGTATTCCAGTTTCCGCACTTACTGCATATCACGCATTAAAGACTGCCGAGGTTAAAGCTACGGATACTGTAGTAATATTCGGCGCTTCTGGGAACACTGGCCAATTTGCGGTTCAATTTGCTAAAAAAATGGGTGCAATAGTTATTGCAGTAAGTAAAAAAGAATGGCTAAAAGATTTTGGTGCTAACTATATTATAGGTTATGATAACGTAAGAGAAGAGATTTCAAGGATAACAAAAGGTAGAATGGCGGACGTTGTTGTAAATTCCGTGGGATCTTCTGTATGGGATTCTAGTCTTCAATCTTTAGGGGTAACTGGGAGGATTGTATTTTTCGGAGGAATCACTGGATCTGACGTTAAATTAAATCTCTCTCAAATATATAGTAATCACGTGACGATTATTGGAACTACTGGAGGTAGAAGACTTGATTTAATTGAAATTCTAAATATATGTGAGGACTGTAAGGTTAAGATATGGAAAACTTATTCTCTAGATCAAGGTCAAGATGCGTTGAAGGCATTGTTTGATCCTTCAAGAAATGGTAGAATATTAATTAAAATTAGTTAA
- a CDS encoding peroxiredoxin, with translation MKLYQKFPDTQVLTTLGPIDFYKDVFGKGKWLFLFAHPADFTPVCTTEFVAFSKAYEEFKKLNVELIGMSVDSIYSHIAWLSDIENRFGIKVPFPLIADPDKKLARLLDIVDEASGVTIRAVFLVNPEGTIRFMAYYPIEYGRKIDELLRITKAAIVNYKAKVSLPVDWQPGDDVIVPTATTLNEAELRMKLPNAKSWYLVYKKYEELPPDQRV, from the coding sequence ATGAAGCTATATCAAAAATTCCCTGATACACAAGTATTAACTACTCTAGGTCCAATAGATTTTTATAAAGATGTTTTTGGAAAGGGAAAATGGTTATTTCTGTTTGCTCATCCAGCAGATTTTACTCCAGTATGCACTACCGAATTTGTAGCTTTTTCTAAGGCCTATGAAGAATTTAAGAAACTTAATGTAGAACTAATAGGAATGAGTGTTGATAGTATTTATTCTCATATTGCATGGTTAAGCGATATTGAGAATAGGTTTGGAATTAAAGTCCCATTCCCGTTAATTGCAGACCCGGATAAAAAACTGGCAAGGCTTCTAGACATTGTCGATGAAGCTTCTGGCGTTACAATTAGAGCAGTATTCCTTGTTAACCCTGAAGGTACTATAAGATTCATGGCATATTATCCAATAGAGTATGGCAGAAAGATAGATGAGTTACTGAGAATAACTAAAGCCGCTATAGTCAACTATAAGGCAAAAGTATCTTTACCGGTAGATTGGCAACCAGGAGACGACGTTATAGTTCCTACTGCTACAACACTTAACGAGGCAGAGTTAAGAATGAAACTACCTAATGCTAAATCTTGGTATTTAGTATATAAGAAGTACGAGGAACTACCGCCAGATCAAAGAGTTTAA
- a CDS encoding helix-turn-helix transcriptional regulator: MYNHKFLRLPCSAKLVYKILEIKQSATFQEIKSETGLPDRTIREAIKKLKEEGLIKTGICLDDTRSRVYIISECLKIE; encoded by the coding sequence ATGTATAATCATAAATTCCTTAGACTTCCTTGTTCCGCAAAACTAGTTTATAAAATCTTGGAAATAAAACAGTCAGCTACTTTCCAAGAAATAAAAAGTGAGACTGGATTACCAGATAGGACAATTAGAGAGGCTATAAAAAAATTAAAGGAGGAAGGTTTAATAAAAACAGGAATATGCCTGGATGATACAAGATCTAGAGTATATATCATATCTGAATGTTTAAAAATAGAATAG
- a CDS encoding acyl-CoA dehydrogenase family protein has protein sequence MDFEFSEEETLFREEIREYLTKNLRPMVPKIDESGIPRSFVKDASKLGIWAMPVSKDVGGQEASFIMSSIAAEEIARADFSMATVVMFLLESGWGYVLDKYGSKSIREEVLPRVTSGDWFLGIASTEPSGGSDIGNIKTRAIRENDKYVINGEKSYISGVLEAKDWGGGHLTLVRTSPNGNKGISMIYVPINEEGIEIAKINNMGRMGISSAIIRYNNVKIPAKNIVGEENKGFYQAMDGFNHARVLVSAACIGASEAIFDIGIEYLKNREAFGKKLKDFQSIAFEAADLKTRIEMARLLTYKAAWALDHEEKYKSEIPSLVAMTKMVGPQVAFDVVKSVMMWMGAYGYSKDALIEIAFRGIVSYIVGAEGALNIMRIIISKGIFG, from the coding sequence ATGGATTTCGAATTTTCTGAGGAAGAAACTCTATTTAGAGAAGAGATAAGAGAGTATCTAACTAAAAACTTAAGGCCTATGGTTCCTAAGATAGACGAAAGTGGTATACCCAGATCTTTTGTAAAAGATGCGTCAAAATTAGGTATATGGGCAATGCCAGTATCTAAAGATGTTGGAGGACAAGAAGCTTCCTTCATTATGTCATCAATAGCTGCTGAAGAAATAGCAAGAGCTGACTTTAGTATGGCAACAGTAGTTATGTTCTTATTAGAAAGTGGGTGGGGCTATGTTTTAGATAAATATGGATCTAAAAGTATTAGAGAAGAAGTGTTACCTAGAGTTACATCAGGAGATTGGTTCTTAGGAATTGCATCGACAGAACCTTCTGGAGGAAGCGATATTGGAAATATAAAGACAAGAGCAATAAGAGAAAATGATAAATATGTAATAAATGGAGAAAAATCCTATATTAGTGGAGTACTAGAAGCTAAAGATTGGGGAGGAGGTCATTTAACGTTAGTTAGAACGTCTCCTAATGGAAATAAAGGAATTTCAATGATTTACGTTCCAATAAATGAAGAAGGAATTGAAATCGCTAAGATAAATAATATGGGTAGAATGGGCATATCATCTGCCATTATAAGATACAATAATGTAAAAATTCCAGCAAAAAATATAGTAGGTGAAGAAAATAAAGGATTCTATCAAGCAATGGATGGTTTTAACCATGCTAGGGTTCTAGTTTCTGCTGCTTGTATAGGCGCATCAGAAGCTATTTTTGATATTGGAATAGAGTATCTAAAAAATAGAGAAGCATTTGGAAAGAAATTGAAAGATTTCCAATCCATAGCTTTTGAAGCAGCAGATTTGAAGACAAGAATTGAAATGGCACGATTGCTAACATACAAAGCAGCATGGGCTTTAGATCACGAGGAAAAATATAAATCAGAAATACCTTCCTTGGTTGCTATGACAAAAATGGTTGGACCTCAAGTGGCTTTTGATGTGGTAAAATCAGTAATGATGTGGATGGGAGCTTACGGATATTCAAAAGATGCATTAATAGAAATTGCTTTTAGAGGAATAGTATCTTATATTGTAGGGGCAGAAGGAGCATTAAACATTATGAGAATTATTATCTCTAAGGGAATTTTTGGATAG
- a CDS encoding FAD binding domain-containing protein codes for MVFALGIPKSFKYERPLSITDAIDLLQENTRAKPIAGGQSLIPMLKLRVVDIDEVIDLNELQELRYIKLGDSIRIGALLTHNEIALNKTLQEKFPSLTKAAWTIGDLQVRNRGTIGGSISYADPSGNYFPVLLTLDAEVSIVGKCRKQIKLEDFVKGPYSTELNEGEILESIIIPNDERVTNFGVIKRGGSAYPEALVAVSFKIDNEEKIVSSRIAIGGVFSKPVLFKDELIGNKISDIRKIDLDNFTKKLIDSVSLDVLNDIHASKDYRIRLVRNLLMETLRGNNEIRVPQRDIAITWKTGESIKAQDIYSIKLKVNNEEITGNVEGRTLLLDFLRNNGFTEVKRGCDEGKCGACTVIVNGKAIKSCNILAIQVLNKDIRTIKGLNDPGYIQKSFLENYAMQCGYCTHGFMMTVYDYLNNIDQSADNEIMKNSIKNICRCTGYINIIKAIKDASKELSKNSLRDNNSHNV; via the coding sequence ATGGTGTTCGCTCTCGGAATACCGAAAAGTTTCAAATATGAAAGACCTTTGTCAATAACTGACGCTATAGATTTACTTCAAGAGAACACAAGGGCTAAACCTATAGCTGGAGGACAAAGTCTTATTCCTATGCTTAAGCTTAGAGTCGTAGATATAGATGAGGTAATAGATTTAAACGAATTACAGGAATTAAGATACATCAAACTTGGAGATTCTATAAGGATAGGAGCATTATTAACTCACAATGAGATAGCGTTAAACAAGACTCTTCAAGAAAAGTTTCCATCGTTGACTAAGGCAGCATGGACTATAGGTGATCTACAGGTAAGAAATAGGGGAACTATAGGAGGATCAATTTCTTATGCAGATCCCTCAGGAAATTATTTCCCTGTGTTATTAACACTTGATGCAGAAGTTTCTATTGTTGGAAAATGCAGGAAACAAATAAAGCTAGAGGATTTTGTTAAGGGACCATATTCTACTGAGCTAAATGAAGGAGAGATATTGGAGTCAATAATAATACCAAATGACGAAAGAGTAACTAACTTTGGAGTTATAAAAAGAGGTGGTTCTGCATATCCAGAAGCTCTAGTCGCAGTATCCTTTAAGATCGATAATGAAGAAAAAATAGTTTCTTCTAGGATAGCTATTGGAGGAGTATTCTCAAAACCAGTGCTATTTAAAGATGAATTAATAGGAAATAAAATTTCGGATATTAGAAAAATTGATTTGGATAATTTTACAAAAAAACTTATTGATAGTGTTAGCCTAGATGTTTTAAATGATATTCATGCCTCTAAGGATTATAGAATTAGGTTAGTGAGAAATTTGTTAATGGAAACGTTAAGAGGTAATAATGAAATCAGAGTTCCTCAAAGGGATATAGCCATAACCTGGAAAACTGGAGAAAGTATTAAAGCGCAGGACATATATAGCATAAAATTAAAAGTCAATAACGAAGAGATAACTGGAAATGTAGAAGGTAGAACCCTACTTTTAGATTTTTTGAGAAATAATGGATTTACTGAAGTTAAAAGAGGTTGTGACGAAGGAAAATGTGGTGCATGTACTGTTATAGTAAATGGTAAAGCTATAAAATCATGTAATATTCTAGCAATTCAAGTGTTAAATAAAGATATAAGAACCATAAAAGGTCTGAATGATCCGGGTTATATTCAGAAATCCTTCTTAGAAAATTATGCAATGCAGTGCGGATATTGCACTCATGGATTTATGATGACTGTTTATGATTATCTAAATAACATAGATCAAAGTGCTGATAACGAAATAATGAAGAATTCTATAAAGAATATTTGTAGATGTACTGGATACATTAATATAATAAAAGCAATAAAAGACGCATCAAAAGAACTATCCAAAAATTCCCTTAGAGATAATAATTCTCATAATGTTTAA